The following coding sequences are from one Spea bombifrons isolate aSpeBom1 chromosome 13, aSpeBom1.2.pri, whole genome shotgun sequence window:
- the LOC128471763 gene encoding uncharacterized protein LOC128471763, which produces MVGPELGFLCQQSNDRRLSKCTHLLGKCSNSFSQSCGFHKGSVILSQSSCVRNPECRKAQKYQESSNKPGQEWRRYRSQEQAQVSNGEAIRTCPGCLLAAGTSKQGPGAAGEVSFEYPLAAGTRGNCYVADRDKELGKFVNTFTSFDKAKSSLKRVFSQKVFDRAGKGRNRFAGRSMSSHNVGRGSRNYWQSQHQQEPRERNTFLQSRGISWRQRGGRRWQKPRSFSGFLSNLFLVKKKDAGYRPVINLKDLNRWVTYQHFKMEGIHNLRDLILPEDWLTKIDLQDAYLTVPIHVPHQRFLQFQWKNVKYQFTCLPFGLTSAPWCFTKLMKPVISLLRSRGIRLIIYLDDILIMSQSEHQGRIHTQWTIKTLTSLGFVINQEKSVLIPQHQLEFLGFSVNSIHASLSLPTSKLSLIKKEIRSVLSKGLVSLRKIARIIGMLSASIQAIFPAPLHYRALQRFKNRHLQAGRIYQDLVPLTVEAREELLWWLKHVDAWNGKAIFSSLPDIVIESDASQLGWGARCGYRTTGGRWSSQEVDLHINCLELLAGSFALKSFAKDKVNCCVLLKMDNVSAVRYINRLGGTRSRPLTELAKDFWHFCLDRGITIQAEYIPGLLNTVADWNSRYLKDSSDWRLHQSIFQRLADLWGPFQVDLFASRLNAQLPKFFSWRPDPEALAVDAFLQDWSRDLHYAFPPFCMIPRVASMVRTQKATIVLITPLWQ; this is translated from the exons ATGGTGGGCCCAGAGCTGGGGTTCCTCTGCCAACAAAGCAATGACCGT AGATTGAGTAAATGTACCCATCTGCTGGGTAAGTGCAGCAACAGCTTCAGCCAATCCTGCGGGTTCCATAAAGGCTCGGTTATTCTGTCACAAAGTTCTTGTGTGAGGAACCCAGAATGCAGGAAGGCACAGAAGTATCAAGAATCGTCAAACAAGCcaggtcaggagtggagaaggtATCGAAGTCAAGaacaggcacaggtcagcaacggagaggCAATCAG GACCTGCCCCGGGTGCTTGCTGGCTGCTGGCACCTCGAAGCAAGGTCCCGGAGCTGCGGGAGAGGTGAGTTTCGAGTACCCGCTAGCCGCGGGTACTCGGGGGAACTGCTACGTTGCGGACCGTGACAAAGAGTTAGGGAAATTCGTTAATACATTTACATCATTTGATAAAGCAAAGTCATCTCTTAAAAGAGTGTTTTCCCAGAAGGTTTTTGACAGGGCTGGTAAAGGAAGGAACCGCTTTGCCGGCAGATCCATGTCTTCCCACAATGTGGGCAGAGGTTCCAGAAactattggcaatcccaacatCAACAAGAACCACGGGAGAGAAATACATTTCtccaatctagagggatttccTGGAGACAGAGAGGTGGTAGACGGTGGCAAAAGCCTAGATCTTTTTCAG GTTTTCTCAGCAATCTCTTTCtagtaaaaaagaaagatgCAGGTTACCGTCCAGTCATAAACCTCAAAGATCTGAACAGATGGGTTACCTAtcaacatttcaagatggagggtatTCACAATCTAAGAGACCTTATCCTTCCAGAAGATTGGTTAACGAAGATAGACTTACAGGACGCATACCTGACGGTTCCTATACATGTGCCGCACCAAAGATTCCTACAGTTTCAATGGAAGAACGTCAAATACCAATTCACATGTCTACCATTCGGCCTAACATCAGCCCCTTGGTGTTTCACAAAGTTAATGAAACCAGTGATCTCCCTGTTAAGAAGCAGAGGAATTCGGCTGATTATCTACCTAGACGACATTCTCATCATGTCTCAAAGCGAGCATCAGGGACGAATTCACACTCAATGGACCATCAAAACTCTTACCAGCTTGGGTTTCGTCATAAACCAAGAGAAGTCGGTGTTGATTCCTCAGCACCAATTGGAGTTTCTCGGGTTTTCCGTAAACTCCATACATGCTTCGTTAAGTCTTCCGACCTCCAAACTCAGCCTCATAAAGAAGGAAATTCGATCAGTTCTATCAAAGGGTTTAGTCTCATTGAGAAAAATTGCAAGAATTATAGGAATGCTGTCAGCTTCGATTCAAGCTATTTTCCCAGCGCCTCTCCACTATCGTGCTCTGCAAAGGTTCAAGAACCGTCATCTCCAAGCAGGTCGAATCTACCAAGACCTAGTACCTCTTACGGTCGAAGCAAGAGAGGAACTTCTTTGGTGGCTGAAACACGTAGATGCatggaacggcaaggccatTTTCAGTTCTCTTCCGGACATCGTCATAGAGTCAGACGCCAGTCAACTCGGTTGGGGAGCGCGCTGCGGATATCGAACAACGGGAGGCAGATGGTCTTCTCAGGAAGTAGATCTTCACATCAATTGCCTGGAGCTTCTAGCGGGATCCTTTGCCCTAAAGTCCTTTGCAAAGGACAAAGTGAACTGTTGCGTGTTACTCAAAATGGACAATGTATCTGCGGTAAGATACATAAACCGTCTGGGGGGTACTCGCTCGAGACCTTTGACCGAATTGGCAAAAGATTTCTGGCATTTTTGCTTGGATCGTGGCATCACGATTCAGGCAGAATATATTCCAGGTCTTTTGAACACGGTAGCAGACTGGAACTCCAGATATTTAAAGGATTCCAGCGACTGGAGACTGCACCAATCCATTTTCCAACGACTAGCGGATCTCTGGGGCCCCTTCCAGGTAGATCTGTTTGCGTCCAGGTTGAACGCCCAATTGCCCAAGTTCTTCAGTTGGAGACCAGATCCGGAAGCCCTAGCAGTGGACGCTTTTCTGCAGGATTGGTCTCGGGATCTACATTATGCGTTCCCACCGTTTTGCATGATTCCCAGAGTTGCATCGATGGTCAGAACACAGAAGGCTACCATAGTCCTCATCACCCCGTTATGGCAATGA